tataaacatggataagttcgggtcactacacccggcCACCTCACAAAACATTTTCGTATGGCCATTTTCTAGTTTATATGGACTAATTAAATATTGGAAAGAGTATGCAATGGGCCATTACGTTATAGGTAACCTACTGAAAGCTTCAATTCAAAGAATTTAAGAAATTAAATATTTTGGTTCATTTTGTCTTCTTGCCCAGTACATCTCTTCtgttataaaaatttaaaaataaaaactacaACATACTTTTCTTATTAGTAATCTAGCAAATTTAAACGGCAAGAGATCAAATATAAACCCCAAAAGGTAAGAACGTTAAGGGTCGTCGAGTTGAGTCGTATAGCATTCTTTATTATTTAACGGTAAAtgctttatatatatacacatatgtgtgtgtgtgtgtgtgtgtgcatgcGCATGCGGGCGTGTTATTGGCATTACATGTTTTGCTTGATTAACTCGGCCACCCTCAAGTTAATCTTCAAGCTCCGTCCCTGATTTCAACATTAAGATCATTGTCTACAATAGCGTTTACATCACAACTAAGTGTTGTCTGTACGTTACCAATATACATACTGTAATTATCAACAGTTCAAATAATCAATGAGTTAATGATCCCTACTTAAGATATCAACTTAAACTTGTTAACTAATTATAATCCCTTCACTGCTGAAGAAGATGCCCGAAATCGCTGTACTTCAAGAAACCTAGTGTGCGCGATCTCTTCACTTTCGACGCCATAAACTTCCTCTTCCGACCAATAACACGAACTACAGCTCGATCCATCATCATCATAGTACGATGATGTTAACGCGATAGCGTTTATGCCCAAACTCTCGTGTTGTAACGACTCGTTAACCTCATTAACATCATCATCACATACTACTTTCAAGAAAGGATGATTTAACAACATATCAGCCGTTAATCTACTCATAACCTTAACACACAAACAACCTTTCATAAAACTCAACCCTTCTTTAGATACTCCAATTCGTCTCAAAATCTCATCGATACTCAAATTTTGACCCGAACACCAAAGCGATTTCCCAGTCAACATCTCAAACACGATACAACCAAACGCCCAAATATCACTCGCAGGCCCTTGATCCCCATTGATCAATGCTTCGGGCGATAAATACTTACGGGTTCCCCTCAAATAAGGACCTGAATTACTCCTAACCCGTTTCGCTAACCCTAAATCCCCAACCTTAGCGATAAAACCACCACTTTTTCCAAAACTTTCCGCAAGAATTACATTATCCGGTTTCATTTCACAATGAACATGCCCTTTCCTATGAATATGACTTAACCCTTTCAAAATCGATCAAGCGTAACCTTTAACATCATATTCCATCAACCCTTTACCATTAGATTTCTTCATCATATCAGCTAGGGTCCCACCAGACCCATACTCCAATAACAAATTATAAACCATCTGTCCGTTTTCCCCAATTGTAATCTCGTCACCAAAACACTCGATTAAATTCGGACAACCGCGAATATTGTCCATAACTTGTTTCTCCTTCTGTAACGAACACGAAACCGATATTTCTGCAGATTTCACCGCCATAATCGATGGATACAAACTGTAACTACAATTAGGGTTTTTCAAATTCGCTAAATAAACAATTCCGTAACCTCCGTTACCGATCATGGCGCCCCTAAACCACGAAACTCCATCTCCGTACGTATTTTTCTGCACATTATACTTCGTGGTTTCTTGCTTAATTATTTTGACCAAATTAACGCAATCTTCACCAACAGAACTTCGTTTATTGTTATTCATCTGGATTAGGGGTTAATTGTATGGAAAATAGAATAAAAATGCTGTGTGTTGTTGCAGATGCGCGCAGTAGTGCGTGTATGTGTTATTACTAGAACAATTATGAGACGGAAAggatgaaattagggtttatgaAAGAAGAGCGAAAGTGTATGAAATTCAAAATTGGTATGGGTTTGTGAGATGATATGAAACAGGGACTCGCTTATCTACTACCGGTattgtattaattaattaattaattaattaccctTACATACTAAACCCCACGAGAGTTTTGGTCGTTTTAACCCCAACCCcccaaaaaaaatttcaaaacgacAATAGTAAACCCCACGAGAGTTTTGGTCGTTTTAACCCCAACCCtccaaaaaaaatttcaaaaccccCACGAGAGTTTTGGTCGTTTTAACCCCAACCCCCCAAAAAGATTTTCAAAACGACAATAGTAAACCCCACGAGAGTTTTGGTCGTTTTAACCCCAACCCtccaaaaaaaatttcaaaacgacAATAGTGGAAAAGGAGGAGAAAAAAATCAAACACCCCCTCAACTTTTACCCAACTTTCAAATACAGCCCCTCTTTCAGGGGTTAAACATGAAACTTAATATTTTAATTACAAATCTTAATTAAACTTCACCcatattttcaacgggacatatctttccgctcgcctcgcgttaaattttttcgaacacaccgttcaactcaaaaaaaccttatgaacacaacgggactaactatacgcgaaacggatacttctaaaaaaaacgctaaatatctcggatatatttaatacatacacACACCTAGGTACTATCTAttatgtaaatacataacgctccgttaactatgaatgcGCAACCCAGAAGCCCCACAGCATCGCGCGGGCCCATTTTGCTAGTTAATTAATAACTAGTAGTATTATACacggtgtgtgtatatatatttaacggTCGCACTGGGTATAAGTTTGCTTTGGCACAAAGCAACAACGGAGTTCAATTTGGGACTTGCCATAAATTGTTCtacgtaatttttattttttttgcactTACGTTTTATCTTTTAgtgagaaaaaaatatataaatatgtacatgtATAATCATGAAAAACGGTGTTGATAAAATAACATGTCACAAATTTGGGACTTACCATTATGAACATATTTGGCACAAAGCAACAACGGAGTTCAATTTGGGACTTACAATTATGAACAAACATGTTACAAATTttgtaaattgatatatataaatttttgtagtAGCATTTggaatatttttattttaaaaaattattctatAAAGGTAAAGCTCCAAAATGTAGATTGATATCTATAAATGTATATAATGGTTGTGTATTGACTTGCAAGTCACTCTTATTCAAGTGTACAACACTTTTATGTATATCGGCTTAAGTGGTGTAGACGTGAGATCCAATTTGAAATAGTACATAGCAAGGCATATATAGCCATTAACTCTAGCAATAGCTAATGGGCTAAGCCCAACATACATAGAACATGAGCTAACTTAACACGGATAAATATAATAGTTTAACACCATTAGCATGTAATTCTCATCAGAAAGTTATATAAAATGTTAAATCGTTGTATATTATTGACGCTAGTTCTGGTTTCTCCAAATGGTAGTCTTTAATAGCGTCATCAAAAGCTAACATTTTTCACTTTGAATTCTTGTATTGTTAGGTGCATTGCATTATTAATCGAAGTATGTGCAACAATACAAGTTTGAATTAAAAGAGAACAATCTTGTTGGTACGAAACAGATTTCCAGCATGACTCTATGTACAAATCAAGTAAGTTAACATCCAACCATGGAATGGTTGTCATACTCCATCAAGTTATAATAATTGCAATTGCAATGTCAGATCCCTTATGAGTAAGTTTTGACCAAATCAATATCATCAATACGTTGGACAGACACAAGAAGCATTAAAAGCATTAAAACTTTCATATTAAGTACAAAGATTTAAAGTAGGGCCAAGTAAAGATCATAGCCTCAAGAAGAAAGACTGACACTAATTCCAATCTCATTGAGCACCTAGCTTAGTAGTAAACTGCAGATATTGTATTTCTTCTTAACTATATATCATGTCTCCTTCCAAAACGTCATCACCTTTTGTCACACTGATTCTAGCATTATAAAGTTTGTGCCCTGTCATAATACGCAGATACAATAAAATAAGCAAATCGGAAGGTGGGAACTAACTGGATTAATAAAGTGCCACATGCAAAAACAAATAGATGTATACTTGAATCCTAACACATCCTGCAGTTTAGATTCAACATTTTCAAATTTCTTGATCTGTAACCTGACTACCTCTTTTGCCATATTCATAGCAGTTCCCTAGATAAAATTAAAAAGGACCAAAAATTCTTGTGAGAATAATAGTACCCTCTTGTAAAAATTCGGTTAAGTAGTTAGGATATATCATGTGGTTAAAGTATGAAACTTTGAAGGCTGAAAGTATAAGGAAGGCAGAACTTTTAATTGAACACTAGTTTCATCAACAACTTGACTGTGACAACTTCAATAAAAGCATTCTCAAAGTTCAATGTTCTCAGCAAAAGTTCCTTGGTTTTCTCTGCCGTTATACTTTATATATTCCAAGTCTAATTCTTTGATAGAGTTATCGATTTGCGCCTGCTTCTCTTGCAGTATCGCTGCATTACTGATGTATGTTATTTCATCCACACAATCGATAGGAAAAAGGGTAAAAAATATAGTAATTGACAAATTGATAAGTACGGTAATATGATATAAGCAAATCTTTCTTTTTAAATTTGATCCAATGGCTCTACATCAAAGCTCTTACTCAATCTAACAGTTATATAAATTTTGTCATGTTGACATTTAGACAACTTGATTTTTGCTAACATAGCTTTTGCTATAATATATAGAAGATAAAAGATTTACTAAACACATATACTGAGAGATCCCTCCCTTTTCACTTGCTTTAAAACTTTATTCCACTTTAATATATTTAGCCAAAGTGGGATTTCATATCttttttacttttacaacaacccaTCATAATTAAGAGATTTCCAAATCAACAATGTTAAGTGTACATAATTTATTACTAGTCACCTTGTTTATTTACTGGTTATTTTAAGAAGAAATAATACTTTTGCAAGAACAAAATATAGATATTCTTACGATTAAAATCGATTAATATACTAATTTTATTCATTATTTAATTCTACTGTACAATATGTTCATATTGTAGTTGTATTTATAGATTTTGATAGTGACAAAAGACATGAACAGATAATGACAAACTTTGGCACCAAGAATAAATGATCTGATTATATTTCAACATTAAGATTATCTGCAATAATCTTTACACTACAACAAAGTGTTGTTTACGTACCAAATTACAACAGTATCAATAATCAATGAACTAATTAATGATCCCTACTTTAAAATTCTCACAATCAATACAATCTTGTTAACTAAAATCCCTTGACTAATGTTGAAGATGCCTGAAATCGATCTACTTCACAAAACCTAGCCGCCCTAATCTCTTCAACTTTATAACCGCCATAAACTTCCCCTAATTCCGGCCAAGAACACGAACTACAGCtcgatccaccaccaccaccaccaccatcatcatcatcatcatagtacGATGATGTTGATGCGATAGCATTTGTGTCGAAACTCACATGTTCTGACTCGTCAACctcattaacatcatcatcatcacatactCCTTTCAAGAAGGAATGATTTAACAACATATCAGCACTTAATCTCTTCATAACATTAACACACAAACAACCCTTCAAAAAACTCCTCCCATTTTTCGACACACCAAATTGTCTCAGAATCTCATCCAAttcacccaactcttgacccgaaAATTTTCCAGTCAGCATCTCAAACATGACACAACCAAACGCCCAAATATCACTCGCAGGCCCTTGATCCCCACGACTCAACGCCTCGGGTGATAAATACTTCCTCGTACCCCTTAAATAAGGACCCGAATTACCCCTAACCCGTTTCGCTAACCCTAAATCCCCAACCTTAGCGATAAAACCGCCACTTTTTTCATAACTCTCCACAAGAATTACATTATCCGGCTTCATATCGCAATGAACATACCCTTTCTTATGAATGTAACTCAACCCTTTCAAAATCGATCTAGCGTAACCCTTAACCTCACATTCCCACAACCCTTTACCATCAGATTTGTTGATGAGATCAGCTAGGGTCCCACCAGACCCATACTCCAGTAACAAATTATAAACCATCTGTCCGTTTTCGCCATCTGTAAACTCTTCCCCGAAGCACTCGATCACATTCGGACAACCGCGAATGTTGTCCATAACTTGTTTCTCCTTCTGTAACGAACACGAAACCGATACTTCTGCAGATTTAACGGCCATAATCGGTGGAAACAAACTGTAACtataactagggtttttcaaattGGCTAAAAACACACGCCCGTAACCTCCTTGACCAATCATTGCTCCTCTAAACCATGAAACTCCATCTCCGTACGGATTTTTCTGCACAATATTATAATTCTTCATTATTTTTTGCTTACTTTTCTTCATGATCACATCAACACAATCGTCACCAACAAAACTTCTTTTATTGTTCTTCATCTTAATCTTCATTAGGGATTAAAATTATGAAGAAAATGCGGGCGCAGCAGTATATACGTATTTGTTGGTTACTGATTGaacgatgaaattagggttttattaaagaCGAAAGAAAGTGTGCGAAATTGACAAGAGTTTGTGAGATGATATGAGATTATAGAGCAGCAGTAgagatatatatatacgtatatcgatACATATATAGATACATGTATACACACAAAAATCTAAAAAGGGAAGTATAGATATACGGTGTATATATTTAACGGAATAACGGTAAGTTTGCGTTTGCACAAAGCATGAAAGCAATAGTGTGGAGTTCAATGTGGGATTTACCATATTGTTTGTACGTTCGCATTTTTCTTTGCGCTTACGTTTCTATTAACACGGGAAATAATATTGATGTTGTATATCACATTAAATCAAAATACGTGTTATTAAAATGGAAATACAGTTACTGGAATTTTTAATATTAGTTATATATTaacttttttatatatttttatagctGTCgtcaatatttaaatgacgattgTTCTGACACTAATGTCCTAAGTATGTCGTTGATGTACCTAAAAATGTGGTATAACGGGATCCAGAtcagcccgcgcgatgcggcgagaCCTTTCGACttacgtattcatatttaacgtagtgttatgtatttacagaagagAAAACGACCCATgtgttaagtcccattttaaatgtcggtgtgtttagcgttttttaaaaagtgtctgtttcgaaagtagctagtttcgttttgttcgtaaAGTAATTTCGAGTTTAACAGTGACGGCGGTGAAAAATAACTCGGGGCGAGCAGAAATGTCGGTGCgaatagcgttttttaaaaaaacgtccgttttgaacatacttagtttcgttttgttcgtgatattatttcgagtttaatggtgAAGGTGGTAAAAAGTAATGTGAGACGAATAGGAAGATAAGGTCCGTGAAAGTTTAAGGTGaggtttgtttttatttttaatttaaaaataaattTACATTTTGTACCCATAAAAGAATTATAAATTAGAGTTTTTTACTTTTACATTTTCGTTTTATTGAATTTATAACACTTTTTTTTGTGTGTGTTAAAATCACGAATATTATAAAAGCTATGACCTTCATAAAAAAATGAAGAACCTAAAATCGATACAATGAAACAAACAAAATAGAAGGTTCGAGAATAGTAAACAAACAATACTAGCTAACTAAATCGAACCATACCATGGCTAAACGCCATACCAACTCCAAACGGGGAAACGGAACACGAAACATGGCTAAAAAAATTTTCTCCATTAAATCCAGGTGGAGCGGATACCCCTTTGGGTTACATAATCTTCCGCCACTGATTACACTGTACTTTTTCTTTACTTTGCAATTTTATCATTTACTCTTTTcttattttttgttttgttttaataTGTAAATAAACGTCAAGGGTATTAATGAactttaacttattatttttatctaaGGAGTATTTATAAAATTCGACTATTATTTTGAAACATTTTAAATAGAATAGTAGACTATTAATATAAGACAGATGGACATTGAATTGAATGGTTTTTCAAGTATAAGTTATTATATGTACGAAGTAAAAAAGGGAAGGTTGATAAACATATGGACAGTTGAGTGTAAATAAAATGCATCGGTCTTCCTGTATTTTGTAATACTTTGAATGTTTTTATACATAATATTTTAATAGTTTAAAGACCCGTGAATTCACTTTTGTtaaaagaaaacataaaaaaaaaactactaaaataatcataacaaatatatattatcatttaaactttatataagtaacattataacataataaaaatgtagATGTGTTACATGATAGTAGTGTTGATCGTCTATATTTGCTATTGAGATTTTTTTCCTTCAAACTTACATCTCCTTATCCGGATCCAAACAAACAAAAACTAATGGACAATATATATCATCATTTCATTGTATCACGATAGATATCATGTCAATGCCTACCTTCTGTTCCTTTGATTAGTATCTTCTGCAGGTCCCAAGTCCAACAACTCCGAATTCATCCATAATCTCAATGTATTTCAACATCTAGCAAGCTACACATAAAATTATAATAAACACATGAAGCTAATGTAAGATAATATACTACGAACTACTGAGTATTAGCCAAGGAATAGACCATTTATGATCCATTTATGTTGTTTGCTTCGAGTTAGAGTCGCTATGTAGATGACTACAAAAAATATGTTTTATTTGGCTACTATCTATTTTTATATTGTAATTTGGCCCTataagttactgcaaaatataccAACTAATTTCTAAAGTTAACATCAGTAGGGTGTGGTGTCAAATCCGTAACAAAAAAACCTCTATCCCCATTACAATTAGTTGACTATCAAAATTTAAGCAAATGATACTATCAATTTCTATCAAAGCCACATATTCAAACACAGATTATAATAAAAAAGAATTACCAAAAAAACTTTAAATCTAACAACAACAGATCTTACCTCATACGGAGTATTCGATTGTACGTTTGAGGAGGCTAGCAGCAGTTTCACTTCACCATCCAATGGCATTGATAAATTGTAAGTATATTAAACAACATCCTTGTaacaaattacaaaatatatatatatatatatatatatatatatatatatatatatatatatatatatatatatatatatatatactgagaaAACCTATTGAATAACAATAGTAAATAGAAAGTATAATGGTTCAAACTTTTCTAATACCTCATGCTGAAAATACTAAGTGTTATAATCTAAAGGTTTCTTAGAATCAgataatatctatatctataataaACAAATTAAGTGTATAAAACACCTAGAAATAAAAGGACAATAAGAAAATAATGGATAACTACCGACAGGTTGAAAGAAACATCTTTGTAATAAAAGTAGAGTGTGCTTTTATATATCTTCAAAGCatctatatacaaatacatatttcCATTAACAAAACAAACAAAAGATAAGCACTACGTAAAGTAGCAAGTAAAAGAAGTTCATACCATATGAATGCATTTCTcttagacatttcatcaaacacattgTATGCACTTTCAGGATGGCTATTTATCTTCATTCTTTAAGCATCTGCAATTGATCTAACATCAAAAATTGTGAGACAAACCTTTAGTTGTATGGCCTTTATCTGATAGAAATTTCACCTTTTAAAATCCATCAAAATGGCTTGTGGCTTGTCTTAAACTAAGCAACAAAAAATTATATAAACAAAGACACTAAAATAATTACCAAACTGTTACCAATCAAATTTCAAGCACATAATCAATTATCAAAACACATTACTGAAAGTAGCTGAGGAGTAAAATGTTCAAGAAAACTTGGCCCATAAAGCTCTTGCAGCCAACCCTAGAAAATAAGATCACCTCCATTTGCAGCAACTCTATAATATGAAACACAAAAAAGTTGCATTAAGAAAACATTCAAAAAGAAAATAACTCAGATATCCACTTGAGGTAATGTTTGAACTCCCCCAAGCCTGATTACTTTAATTTCTTTTAAATGACTTGATATAAATAGAAAGTATACTGGCATAAGCACCTTAAATAATTTGTTGGTGAGCATATAAACCCAAAGGATGTGATTGCTATATTATTAAATTCAAAAACCTTTTAGAGAGATGAAACTCAGCAAACTCCACTTTAGTTCTTATATCCAAAATAACAAATCATTAATGTACTAAATTTGTTTGACATAAACAAAAAGTACCTTATCTATAACAAAGAAGAAAAAAGTGTTTGATTTGGATAATAGAAGTACCTTGTACCTGACTTCGACTCCTTAAGTCCTTATTTGTATTACTTCATAAAAACTAAGCTTATGTTCATATGCGTAAAAAAAATGTTGCATCAAACGCAAGAAAGAGATTAGACTAACTTATACTCACCAGGCTTATAATCAACATTAAATCTAGCTCACCATATAAAGACTCTCTTTAATCGATGACATTTGAATAAAAAGACTATTCAACTGGCTCATAAAGCTTCAGATTAGAACTCCATTTGATTAACACAAACCCTAGAAATCAATAACCCACAAAATTAGCAATTCGGGAGAACCAACCAAGATCTGAGAAACTCAATTCAAATACAAACAAAAAACTATAAATTatacgtaaaaataataataatttcgaaACTATAAGTTAAGTGAATCGTTGATTGATTTCATTCATCAGACTTCAATATATACACAACATACACGCCTACTATGTAACTAACAATGAGATATATCAGGACTTTATCTATTGACTTCTTCTGTGACTTATCTATACAATTGACACATGTGAAACTACTACTAAGTCATATATAGTAAAACTGCTATAGTAGTACACGTGAGATGTACACTAATACACCCCCTCAATCGAAGCGGGAGAAGGTCGAACGCTTAGGCTGTTGCGAAACTCTTCAAATTGTAAACGTGGAAGCCCGTTCGTAAAAATGTCCGCAATCTGAAAACGAGTAGGAATGTGGAGGACACGGATGTGACCACGAGCGAATTTTTCCCTAACGAAATGAATGTCCATTTCGATATGTTTGGTTCGTTGATGTTGGACAGGATTCCCGGATAAGTAAATGGCACTTACATTGTCACAAAATACCAAAGTTCCCTTCGAAATAGGTACGTGGAGTTCAAGAAGCAAGTTTCGAGGCCAACATGATTCAGAAACTACATTtgctacccccccccccccccgatatTCAGATTCAGCACTCGATCTAGAAACTGTGGGTTTACGTTTTGATGACCAAGAGATTAAATTGTTTCCTAAAAATACACAATATCCGGAGGTGGATCGGCGTGTGTCGGGGCACCCACCCCAATCTGCATCAGTGTAGGAAACAAGTGACGCACCAGGAGACTTAACAAGTTGTAACCCAAATGATATGGTACCTTGAATATATCTGATTATCCGTTTAAGTGCATTCATATGAGACTCTTTGGGATCATGCATATGTAAACAAACTTGTTGAACTGCATACGAAATGCCGAGTCACGTGAAAGTTAAATATTGCAAGGCACCCGCTAGACTCCGATAGAGTGTTGGATTTGAGTAAGCTTTACCACCCGAATTGCTGAGCTTACTGTTAGTGTCGACTGGTGTTTTGACAGGATTACAACCAACTAAATCTGCACGTTCAATGATCTCGGTAGCATAGGATTGTTGACTTAGGAATAAACCTTGCGAATTATGAGTTACCTGTACGCCTAAATAGTAGTTTAACATGCCAAGGTCTTTCATTGCATACTCTTTAGAGAGAAGAGACATGAGCTGATTTTTAAGGGACTCTGATGAGGTAACTAGTattatatcatcaacatataataagAGGTAGGCAGTTTGGTTGCCTTGGCGATAAATGAACAAAGAGTTGTCTGATGTACTATGTGTAAAACCAATAGTGAACACGAAGGTCGCAAACCGGTGATACCAAGCATGTGTTGCTTGTTTTAAACCATAGAGAgaccgttttaaaagacaaacatgaTCGGGTTTGGAAGAGTCGCAAAAACCATACGGTTGGTGCATGTATATGGTCTCATTTTGCTTACCATGTAAAAAGGCGTTTTTAACGTCAAGTTGGTTAATTAACCATGATTTGGACAAAGCTATAGATAACACAGTTCTAATGGTAGTCGGTTTAACAACCGGACTAAATGTATCATTACAATCGACCCCCACAGTTTGTGTTCGCCCATCACCACTAATCTAGCTTTGTACCGTTCCAAGGACCCATCAGATTTAAATTTATGTTTAAAAATCCACATACTATGTATTACTTTAATGTCATCGGTTCGTGGAACTAAAACCCAAGTATTATTTTCCATGAGAGCTTGATACGCGTCAGTCATGGCATGGTTCCAATTCGGGTCTAAGATGGCTTCTTTTGGTGATTTAGGTAAGGGAGATAAAGTGGATACAGAGAGATTGAAGAGTTGTTTCGGTTTATATATCCCGGACATACTGCGAGTAATCATAGAACGAGTTGGCAGTGATGTAGGTCGAGGATCAGTGGGTGAAATAGTATTAGATGGAGAAGAACTAGCTGTAATATTAGTTGATGTGGGAGTGGACGAGTGAGGAGATGTAATATTATTTGGTGTAGACACAGTAGGTGAGGAAAGACTAGTAGGAGAAGGTGGCTGGGGTGGGGAATTGGATTGTAAAGGTGTAATGGGCTGATTAGACGAAGTGGGCTGAGGAATCACAGTGGGTCGAAAATATGAAGGAAAGGTGGGCTGTGTGGGTCCAGTGGACTCGTGATTTTGGGAAGGAGTGGTCTTGATTTTTGAAGGAGTATTTTGAGTCTGTTATGTAACTTGGCTTAGTAGTAGAAAAATTGGATTTGTTGGGTCATGTAGAAAATTGTATGTATGAGAAGGTGAAGGTGATTGCTCACGGAAAGGGAATCGAGATTCGTCGAAGGTAATGTGTTGGGATATTATGAACTTTTTAGATTAAAGGTCATAACATTTATAACCTCGGTGATTTTGTGGATACCCGAGAAAGACACAAGGAGTagatgtcacaccccccaaaatggaccaggggtaattgtgaccaatcatatcataacacagttgtataaacgagaacgcctctatatgagactttttaaataaaacctttgttaataaaacagcggaagcagtaatacatgtttacattattattaaaacgtaaaataaatgtttatgaactaaaatataatatgcgatg
The window above is part of the Rutidosis leptorrhynchoides isolate AG116_Rl617_1_P2 chromosome 1, CSIRO_AGI_Rlap_v1, whole genome shotgun sequence genome. Proteins encoded here:
- the LOC139843063 gene encoding mitogen-activated protein kinase kinase kinase 20-like, coding for MKIKMKNNKRSFVGDDCVDVIMKKSKQKIMKNYNIVQKNPYGDGVSWFRGAMIGQGGYGRVFLANLKNPSYSYSLFPPIMAVKSAEVSVSCSLQKEKQVMDNIRGCPNVIECFGEEFTDGENGQMVYNLLLEYGSGGTLADLINKSDGKGLWECEVKGYARSILKGLSYIHKKGYVHCDMKPDNVILVESYEKSGGFIAKVGDLGLAKRVRGNSGPYLRGTRKYLSPEALSRGDQGPASDIWAFGCVMFEMLTGKFSGQELGELDEILRQFGVSKNGRSFLKGCLCVNVMKRLSADMLLNHSFLKGVCDDDDVNEVDESEHVSFDTNAIASTSSYYDDDDDGGGGGGGSSCSSCSWPELGEVYGGYKVEEIRAARFCEVDRFQASSTLVKGF